AATCGGGGAAAACCGGCAGCTTCAACAGTGAAGCCCTCCGCGATCCCAATTACACACCACCATTGGGGACCGCAATCCCCCTTGGCATCCAACATGTACTGGCAATGTTTGCCGGTAACGTTACTGTTCCAATCATCATTGCCGGGGCAGCAGGCCTTGCCGGGGGCGACAAGGTTTTCCTGATTCAGGTTGCAATGCTGGTCGCCGGTCTTGCCACCCTTTTACAAACAGTTGGCGCAGGACCCATCGGTGCCCGCTTGCCGATTATGCAGGGAACCAGCTTTGCCTTTTTGCCTGTCATGATACCGATTGCGGCATCTGTAAAAGGAACAGACGCCCTGGCCGTCATCTTCGGAGCAACGATCGTCGGCGGTATTTTCCACTTTTTCCTTGGCACCTTCATCGGTCGTTTTCGCGGTATCCTGCCGCCACTTGTAACAGGCCTTGTTGTCGCGACAATCGGCCTGTCCCTGCTCCCGATCGGCGTCGAATATGTGGGCGGCGGTAAATTTGCCAAGTTTGTCACCAAAGATTTTGGTGCCTGGTATCATCTCGTTCTCGGGTGCTCTGTGATTGTCATTATTCTAGGTGTGAAATTCATGACCAAAGGAATGACGTCGGCATCAGCAATCCTGATTGGCCTTGTGGCCGGTTATCTGCTTGCGATCCCAATGGGTATGGTAAAATTCAGCGGCATTTCGGATGCAGCCTGGTTTGCCTTTCCCGAACCCCTCAAATTTGGACTGAAATTTGAAACTGCGGCCATTATCGGGATGTGCCTGATGGCCATCGTATCGGCTATTGAAACAGTGGGCGATATATCCGGGATCACAAAAGGCGGCGCTGGCCGGGAAGCAACCGATAAGGAAATCGCTGGCGGCACTATGGCTGACGGCCTTGGCACGGCGATTGGCGGTCTTTTCGGTTCCATGCCCAACACGTCCTACAGTCAGAATGTGGGTGTCGTATCTCTGACCGGTGTCATGAGCCGGCATGTTGTCACCATAGGTGCCATCTTCCTTCTGGTTGCAGCGTTTGTACCGAAAGTCGGCGCCATTGTATCCGCGATGCCATATGCCGTTCTGGGCGGTGGCGCCGTGGTCATGTTTGGGATGATTGCCGGTGCAGGCATCAATCTGCTCAGTGATGTAAAAATGAACCGCCGTAACATGGTTATCATTGCGGTTTCCCTAAGCGTTGGCCTAGGCTTGAAAGCCGAGCCTGATGTGGTTGGCATATTCCCGGACTGGGCAAAAATGATGCTGACTTCAGGCTTATTTCCTGTCGCATTCCTGTCTATCTTGCTGAACTCGATTTTGCCGCAAGAAAAAGACTGATGTGAGCTTAAACTCTGGCTGCACTGAAAGTTCAGTGCAGCCTCTCTTATTTTAGTTATATTTTACATGCTGCTAGCCCTATATATAAAAGTATTCTTCGGAGGAACCAATGCGTCATAAAATCAGGTTCGTCCATAATGGACAGGTTAGAGAGTTGGAAGATTGCGACCCAACACAATCAGTCTTGAATTTTTTACGATATGAAGATGCTCTCACAGGAACAAAAGAAGGCTGCGCAGAAGGCGACTGCGGCGCCTGCACTGTTGTCCTGGGAGACCTTCAAAAAGATGGATCCGTTCGCTATCAGGCCGTCAATGCGTGCATTCAGTTTATGCCGATGCTGGACGGCAAAGAACTTTTGACGATTGAGGATTTGAAATCACCTGATGGTGATCTTCATCCCGTTCAAGACGCGATGGTAAAAAACAATGCAACTCAATGCGGTTTCTGCACCCCCGGATTTGTTATGTCGATCTTTGCGGAACGGCAAGGCCGGAACTCTAAGGATGCCGCGGACATCAATGATGTTCTGGCTGGCAACTTATGTCGCTGCACCGGGTATGGTACGATCATTCAGGCCGCTAAAGACGCCGCGGACCATCCCGACACTACACCGCTTGATCCTATTGATAGACAATCAGCAGACCATCTTCGAAAGCTGAAGAATGATCCATCTCTTGGCTATCAATGGAATGATCGCCGGTATTTTGCGCCAAAAACCAAAAAAGAACTTACCGTATTGCTGGAGGATCATCCAAACGCTGTTCTTTTATCTGGCTCCACAGATGTTGGGCTATGGGTTACCAAACTGCATAAAGAATTAAAGACAATCATTTATCTGGGCCAAATTGAAGAACTGCAACAGATAAAAATCACCGAAACGGATCTCACCATTGGCGCCGGCGTTACCTACTCTGAGGCATGGCCAGTTTTATCCGAACATTTTGAAGATCTCGGCGAATTGGTGAGGCGCATAGCCTCCACGCAGATCCGCAATTCAGGCACCATTGGCGGTAACATTGCCAATGGCTCCCCAATTGGCGACATGCCGCCAGCCCTGATCGCGTTAAACGCGACATTGACGCTGCAAAGCGCTGCGGGACGCCGGGATATTGCACTGGAAGATTTTTTTATTGAATATGGAAAGCAGGACCTTCGAGAAGGCGAATTCGTCGAAGAGGTCAGCATTCCGTTGTCGGCAAAAGAAAACCACTTCAGGAACTACAAAATATCAAAACGGTTTGATCAGGACATTTCCGCCGTTTGCGGCGCATTTTACCTGTCCCTGAAAGGCGACACCGTTGAGGATGTTCGTATTTGTTACGGCGGAATGGCGGGCACGCCTTTACGGGCATCTCTGGCAGAGGCGGAACTGCGCGGAAAAGTGTGGAGACAGGAAACCGTTCAGCAGGCTATGGCACTGATGACACAGGACTATCAGCCAATGTCAGATATGCGGGCAAGTAGTGAGTATCGGATGATGGCTGCACAAAACCTGCTACAGAAGTTCTTTGTCGAAACGACAGCCCCCGAGGTTCAGACAAGGCTTGTCGGCAAGGGAGGATTGAGCCATGCGTAATCCAACACCCAGCAAAACCGAAATTCGAGGCAAGGTTCACAAGCCTCTTATCCATGACAGTGCAATAAAGCAGGTTTCTGGTGAAGCCGACTATATCGACGACATTTCAGAGCCAAAAGACCTGCTGCATTTATATGTTGCCCAAAGCGAAAAAGCGCATGCGGATCTGGTCGAACTGGATGTAACAGATGTCAAAACAGCGGATGGCGTTGTCGCTGTTTTCACAGCAGCAGACGTGCCCGGTGT
This region of Sneathiella aquimaris genomic DNA includes:
- a CDS encoding uracil-xanthine permease family protein, yielding MSEISQSGKTGSFNSEALRDPNYTPPLGTAIPLGIQHVLAMFAGNVTVPIIIAGAAGLAGGDKVFLIQVAMLVAGLATLLQTVGAGPIGARLPIMQGTSFAFLPVMIPIAASVKGTDALAVIFGATIVGGIFHFFLGTFIGRFRGILPPLVTGLVVATIGLSLLPIGVEYVGGGKFAKFVTKDFGAWYHLVLGCSVIVIILGVKFMTKGMTSASAILIGLVAGYLLAIPMGMVKFSGISDAAWFAFPEPLKFGLKFETAAIIGMCLMAIVSAIETVGDISGITKGGAGREATDKEIAGGTMADGLGTAIGGLFGSMPNTSYSQNVGVVSLTGVMSRHVVTIGAIFLLVAAFVPKVGAIVSAMPYAVLGGGAVVMFGMIAGAGINLLSDVKMNRRNMVIIAVSLSVGLGLKAEPDVVGIFPDWAKMMLTSGLFPVAFLSILLNSILPQEKD
- the xdhA gene encoding xanthine dehydrogenase small subunit, with amino-acid sequence MRHKIRFVHNGQVRELEDCDPTQSVLNFLRYEDALTGTKEGCAEGDCGACTVVLGDLQKDGSVRYQAVNACIQFMPMLDGKELLTIEDLKSPDGDLHPVQDAMVKNNATQCGFCTPGFVMSIFAERQGRNSKDAADINDVLAGNLCRCTGYGTIIQAAKDAADHPDTTPLDPIDRQSADHLRKLKNDPSLGYQWNDRRYFAPKTKKELTVLLEDHPNAVLLSGSTDVGLWVTKLHKELKTIIYLGQIEELQQIKITETDLTIGAGVTYSEAWPVLSEHFEDLGELVRRIASTQIRNSGTIGGNIANGSPIGDMPPALIALNATLTLQSAAGRRDIALEDFFIEYGKQDLREGEFVEEVSIPLSAKENHFRNYKISKRFDQDISAVCGAFYLSLKGDTVEDVRICYGGMAGTPLRASLAEAELRGKVWRQETVQQAMALMTQDYQPMSDMRASSEYRMMAAQNLLQKFFVETTAPEVQTRLVGKGGLSHA